A region of the Pseudomonas sp. A34-9 genome:
TGGCTACGTGAAGCAGTGGCTGCCTACCAGCCAGTTCACCGATGACAGCGCCAGCAAAACCATCGCCGTCAGCGGCATGGGCCGCAGCAATCGCGCCCAGTGGCAAAGCGAACGCCAAGGCTGTCGTTTACAGCCTTAAAAGATCGCAGCCTTCGGCAACTCCTACAGGATCGGGTCCACCCTGTAGGAGCTGCCGAAGGCTGCGATCTTTTGATCTTGATGTTGCAATAACTTTGGGGGCGGTTAAGGTTCGTGCAGGTTTATCGGCCCCACGAGTGTTCAATGTTCAACCGCTCCCTCTGTGCAACCCTGTCCAGCCTGCTGCTCGCCGCCGTCGCGCTGCCGGCACAGGCCAATTGGTACCTGGATGGCGAGTCGTCGCGGCTGTCGTTCGTCAGCACGAAAAACGCCCACATTTCCGAAGTGCAGCGCTTTCTGGTGCTGCATGGCAAGGTCGACCCCAATGGGCGCGCCGAAGTCGAAGTCGAAATGGACTCAATCAACAGCGGCATCCCGCTGCGCGATGAGCGCATGCGCAAGGAGCTGTTCCAGATCGAGCAATTCCCCGAAGCGACCATCACCACCCAGATCGACCTGCGCCCGATCAACGATCTGGCTCCCGGTGCGCAACTGGAATTGCGCTTGCCGCTGACCGTCAATCTGCACGGCAAGCAGCACGAATATCCCGCCGAGCTGCTGGCGACGCGTCTCGATGACCGGCGCTTTCAAGTGGTCACCCTTGAGCCGCTGGTGATCAATGCCGAGGATTTCGACCTCGTGCCGGGGCTGGAGAGCCTGCGCAAACTCGCCGACCTGTCGGCGATCAGTCTGTCGGTGCCGGTGGGTGCGGTGCTGATCTTCACGGCGCGCTGACATGCGCGGCGCAGTGTTCCCGTGGCGGGACGGCAACCGGTTCGAGTTGTTGATCGACGGCCCGCAATTCTTTCCGCGCATGCTTGAGCAGATTGCCGGCGCTCAGGAGCAAATCGAACTGGAGTTGTATCTGGTCGAGGCGGGCGCTTGTGCCGAAACCATCGTGCAAGCGCTGGTGCTGGCCGCCGAACGTGGCGTGCGCGTGCGTTGCCTGTTCGATGATTACGGCAGCCTCGCTTTCACCCTCAATCTGCGCCAGCGTCTGACTCACGCCGGGGTCGAACTGCGTTTCTACAATCGGCTGAACTGGCGGCGCTGGGTCGGCAATTTCTATCGTGATCACCGTAAATTGCTCTTGGTCGATCAGCGTCTGGCGGTGGTGGGCGGCACTGGCGTCACTGACGAGTTCTGGACGCCGGGCCATGACACCAGCGAATGGCACGAAGTGATGGTCGAGATCAGCGGCCCGTTGGTGATCGACTGGCAATTGCTCTTTGATCGTCAGTGGATCGCCAACCGCTACCGCCGGGCCTGGCGCCCGGCCGCGCATTTCGGTCTGCCGCGCTTACCGCGCATGCCGGACAAGGGCGAGGGCATGGGCCGCGTGGCTTACGCCGATGCGCGCCAGCACCGCGACATTCTGCAGTCGCTGTTCCGTGCGCTGAACAGCGGGCAACAACGCATCTGGATGGCCACGCCGTATTTTCTGCCGACCTGGAAAATCCGCCGCTCCCTGCGCAAGGCTGCCGCGCGCGGTGTCGACGTACGCTTGCTGCTGACCGGGCCGCGCACCGATCACCCGTCAGTGCGTTACGCCGGGCACCGTTACTATCCGCGACTGCTCAAGGCCGGGGTGCAGATTTTTGAATATCAGCCGTGTTTTCTGCACCTGAAAATGGTGCTGGTGGACGATTGGGTGAGCATCGGTTCGTGCAACTTTGACCACTGGAACCTGCGCTTCAATCTGGAGGCGAATCTGGAGGCGCTGGACCCGTCGTTGACGGCAGCGGTAGAGGCGAGTTTTGTGAAGGACTTCGGGCTGAGTCAGCAAGTGAGTCTGGAAGAATGGCAACGCCGGCCGTTGTGGCGGCGGGTCAAACAGCGGATTTGGGGGTGGGTGGATCGGGTGGTGGTCAACATTCTCGACCGCCGCGGTTAACCGTTCTGGAGATGATCGTTCCCACGCGGAGCGTGGGAACGATCAGGGCCACGAAGGGGTTACAGCAACTCGAAGCTCTGCTGCGTCACGTCCTGCGAATCCAGGCCGATCTGCACGTTGAACTTGCCTGGCTCGGCCGCGTATTTGAGCTGGGCGTTGTAGAACTTCAGGTCATCCTCGCTGATGGTGAAGTGCACGACTTTCTGTTCGCCGGCCTTGAGCAGGATTTTCTGGAAGTTTTTCAGTTCCTTCACCGGGCGGATCATCGAGCCGGTGACGTCCTGAATGTACAACTGCACCACGGTTTCGCCGTCACGCTTGCCGGTGTTTTTCACCATGACACTGGCGTCGAGCTTGCCGGTGGCGTTCAGCGTGGTCGATGACAGCGCCATGTCGCTCAGGGCGAATTGGGTGTAGCTCAGGCCATAACCGAACGGGAACAGCGGGCCAGTCGTGTCATCGAAATACTGCGAGGTGTAGTTACCCGGTTTGCCTGGCGTGAACGGCCGGCCAATGCTCAGATGGTTGTAGTAGGTCGGGATCTGGCCGACGGAGCGCGGGAAGGTCACCGGCAGTTTGCCCGACGGGTTGTAGTCGCCGAACAGCACGTCGGCAATGGCGTTGCCGCCCTCGGTGCCGCTGAACCAGGTTTCCAGAATCGCGTCAGCCGACTGGTTCTCTTCGAGAATGGTCAGTGGGCGGCCGTTCATCAGTACCAGCACCAACGGTTTGCCGGTAGCTTTCAGCGCGCGGATCAGCTCACGCTGGGTTTGCGGGATGTTCAGGTCGGTGCGGCTGGAGGATTCGTGGGACATGCCACGGGATTCGCCCACAGCCGCGACGATCACGTCAGCGTCCTTGGCGGCTTTGACGGCTTCGTCGATCAGCACGTTGGCCGGGCGCGGGTCATCGACCACTTCCGGCGCATCGAAGTTGAGGAAGTTCAGGTAGTCGAGCACCTTCTTGTCGCTGGTGATGTTGGCGCCACGGGCGTAGATCAGGTTCGCCTTGTCGCCGATCACCGCGCTCATGCCGTCGAACAGGGTCACCGATTGCGCCGGCTTACCCGCTGCGGCCCAACTGCCCATCATGTCGATCGGTGCTTTGGCCAATGGGCCGACCAGTGCGACTTTCGCGTCTTTCTTCAACGGCAGGGTTTCGTTCTGGTTCTTCAGCAACACCAGACTGCGGCGTGCGACCTCACGGGCCTCGGCGCGGTGCAGGCGGCTTTCGGCGTAGGTGTCGGCGGGATCGTCCTCAGCCTTGCCGATGCGCAGGTACGGGTCCTTGAACAGGCCCATATCGTACTTGGCCGCGAGCACTTCACGCACGGCGTTGTCGATGTCTTTCTGGTCGATCTCGCCGGACTTCAGCAGCCCCGGCAGCTCTTTGCCGTAGAGGGTGTCGTTCATGCTCATGTCGATGCCGGCCTTGATCGCCAGCTTCGCCGCTTCACGACCATCGCGGGCGACGCCGTGCTTGATCAGTTCGACGATCGCGCCGTGGTCGCTGACCGCCAGGCCTTTGAAGCCCCAGTCCTTGCGCAGCAGATCGTTCATCAGCCAGGTGTTGGCGGTGGCCGGAATACCGTTGATCGAGTTCAACGCGACCATCACGCCGCCGGCGCCGGCATCAATCGCGGCGCGGTACGGTGGCAGGTAATCCTGGTACATCTTCACCGGACTCATGTCGACGGTGTTGTAGTCGCGACCGCCCTCGACCGCGCCATACAGGGCGAAGTGCTTGACGCTGGCCATGATGCTGTCGGCGGCGCTCGGGGTGGCGCCCTGATAGGCGCGCACCATGACGCCGGCGATGCGCGAGGTCAGGTAGGTGTCTTCACCGAAACCCTCGGAGCTGCGGCCCCAGCGCGGATCGCGGGAGATGTCGACCATCGGCGCGAAGGTGATGTCGAGGCTGTCGGCGGCGGCTTCTTTGGCAGCAACACGCCCGGACTGGCCGATGGCGTCCATGTCCCAGCTTGAAGCGAGGGCCAGCGGGATGGGGAAAATCGTACGGTGACCGTGGATCACGTCGTACGCGAAAAACATCGGAATCTTCAGGCGGCTGCGCATGGCAGCGTCCTGCATTGGCCGGTTTTCCGGGCGGGTGATCGAGTTGAACGTACCGCCGATATTGCCGGCAGCGATCTCTTTGCGGATCAGCTCGCGGGGCATTTCCGGGCCGATGCTGATCAGGCGCAACTGGCCGATCTTTTCATCGAGGGTCATCTGGTTCATCAGGTTGCTGATGAACGCATCCTTGTTTTCCAGGGGTACCGGGGTCGTGGCGGCCAATACTTGATGACTGGCCAGACTGACGAACAGACCCAGCAAACACAGCTTCTTCATGAATATTTTTCTCAAGGGCCCAAGCGGCAATGCAACGCCGGCCAGCCAAAATTTAGGGAGCGACTATTGTTGTTCGGGTACAGGCTCAAAGAAACAGAGCCAAAAACGGCAGCCGACACTTGGCAGCATGATCACGCAGGGCACTTTTTAGCCCATTGCCCCGTCGTAATCCAGCGACGCGGCCGATTATGCCCCAAGAGCCCGCTGAGAATGTTTCGCGCTCGGTTTTTATAATGATATGTGCCAAGGAGCATCACTGCGATGAATGCAAGTCCAACCTATCGCTCACGTCTGCAGGTCGCCACATTGCTGGTGCTGGCCACGCTGCTGACCGCGTGCGGCATCAACAATATCCCGACCCTCGACGAACAGGCCAAAGCCGCGTGGGGCCAGGTGCAGAACCAGTACCAGCGCCGCGCCGACCTGATCCCCAATCTGGTGGAAACGGTCAAGGGATACGCCAAGCACGAAGAGGAAACCCTGACGGCAGTGATTGAGGCCCGGGCGAAAGCGACGTCGATTCAGGTCGATGCCAGTACCCTCGACAATCCCGAAAAACTCAAACAGTTCCAGCAGGCGCAGGATCAACTGACCGGCGCATTGAGCCGTTTGATGGTGGTGTCCGAGCGTTATCCGGATCTGAAAGCCAACCAGAACTTCCTCGCCCTGCAATCGCAGCTTGAAGGCACGGAAAACCGCATCGCCGTGGCACGCCGCGATTTCATTCTGGCGGTGCAGAAGTACAACACCGAGATCCGCACCTTCCCCGGCCGTCTCTGGCACAGCGTGATGTACAGCGATCTGCCGATCCGCGAAACCTTCGAAGCCACCACTCCGGATGCCGATAAGGCACCCCAGGTTAAATTCTGAAAACACACCTGTAGGAGCTGCCGCAGGCTGCGATCTTTTGACGTTGGTCTTAAAAGCAAGATCAAACGATCGCAGCCTGCGGCAGCTCCTACAGGGGGGGATATCCATGCGTGCGTTGAAAATGGGCCTGGTGCTGATGCTGTGGCTGTTCGCCCTCAGCGCCCGGGCCGAGTTGACGTTCCCGGCGCTGAGCGGGCGGGTGGTGGACGAAGCGCAGATGCTCGAGCCGTCGGTGCGCGCGCAACTGAGCCAGCAGTTGCAGGCCCACGAGCAGGCCACCGGCGAGCAATTGGTCGTGGTTACCGTGCCGGATTTGCAAGGCACAACCATTGAGGACTTCGGCGTTCAGCTCGGTCGACATTGGGCTATCGGGCAAAAGGACAAGAACAACGGTGCGCTGCTGATCGTTGCCCGTGACGAGCGCAAACTGCGTATCGAAGTCGGTTATGGCCTCGAAGACCGGCTGACCGACGCGCAGACTTCAGTGATCATCCATCAAGTCATTACGCCCGCCTTCAAGGCCGGTAATTTCAGCAAAGGCATCAGCGACGGCGTCGCGGCCATGCTGGTGGTGCTGGGCGGCAATCCGCTGGATGAGCCGTCGACGGTGTATGAATCGAGCGGTGATCCGTCCGATGATTTCATCTCGCGGCATCCGGCATTGTTCGTGTTTTTAGTGATGTTGTTCATCCTGACGGTGTTTGTCTGCCAGATGCTCGGTATCCTGCCTGCCGGCCGGGGTGGCTCCGGAGGCGGGGGCGGCTTCGGCGGGGGTGGCGGTTTTGGTGGCGGCGGTGGAGGCGGAGGCTTCAGCGGCGGCGGGGGCAGTTTCGGCGGCGGTGGTTCGTCCGGCGGCTGGTGATATCAGAAGAATAATGAGCAGGCACTTTTCAACATGGCACTACTGAGCGAACACGAACAACGCAAAGTCGCCGAGGCGATTGCCCGGGTCGAGCGCGACACCGACGCCGAACTGGTGACGGTGCTCGCTGCGCGCGCCGATGACTATGCGTACATCCCGCTGCTATGGGCGAGCCTCTTGGCTTTGGTGGTGCCCGGCGTCGTGCACTACCTGACCGGGTGGCTGACCATGCACAGCCTGCTGTTGGTGCAGTGGATCAGTTTTGTCGTGCTGTGCCTGCTGTTTCGATTGCCCAAAGTCACCTCCCTCCTGATCCCGCGCCATGTGCGGCACTGGCGCGCCTCGAACTTGGCGCGGCGGCAATTTCTCGAACAGAACCTGCATCACACGGTGGGCAGTACCGGCATGCTGATTTTTGTCTGCGAGGCGGAGCGCTATGTGGAGATTCTGGTGGATGAAGGGATCTCCAAACGGCTGGATAACAAGAGTTGGGATGCGATTGTCGCGGCGTTTACCGAGCAGGTACGGCAGGGGCGCACGCTTGAGGG
Encoded here:
- the bglX gene encoding beta-glucosidase BglX, which codes for MKKLCLLGLFVSLASHQVLAATTPVPLENKDAFISNLMNQMTLDEKIGQLRLISIGPEMPRELIRKEIAAGNIGGTFNSITRPENRPMQDAAMRSRLKIPMFFAYDVIHGHRTIFPIPLALASSWDMDAIGQSGRVAAKEAAADSLDITFAPMVDISRDPRWGRSSEGFGEDTYLTSRIAGVMVRAYQGATPSAADSIMASVKHFALYGAVEGGRDYNTVDMSPVKMYQDYLPPYRAAIDAGAGGVMVALNSINGIPATANTWLMNDLLRKDWGFKGLAVSDHGAIVELIKHGVARDGREAAKLAIKAGIDMSMNDTLYGKELPGLLKSGEIDQKDIDNAVREVLAAKYDMGLFKDPYLRIGKAEDDPADTYAESRLHRAEAREVARRSLVLLKNQNETLPLKKDAKVALVGPLAKAPIDMMGSWAAAGKPAQSVTLFDGMSAVIGDKANLIYARGANITSDKKVLDYLNFLNFDAPEVVDDPRPANVLIDEAVKAAKDADVIVAAVGESRGMSHESSSRTDLNIPQTQRELIRALKATGKPLVLVLMNGRPLTILEENQSADAILETWFSGTEGGNAIADVLFGDYNPSGKLPVTFPRSVGQIPTYYNHLSIGRPFTPGKPGNYTSQYFDDTTGPLFPFGYGLSYTQFALSDMALSSTTLNATGKLDASVMVKNTGKRDGETVVQLYIQDVTGSMIRPVKELKNFQKILLKAGEQKVVHFTISEDDLKFYNAQLKYAAEPGKFNVQIGLDSQDVTQQSFELL
- a CDS encoding phosphatidylserine/phosphatidylglycerophosphate/cardiolipin synthase family protein — protein: MRGAVFPWRDGNRFELLIDGPQFFPRMLEQIAGAQEQIELELYLVEAGACAETIVQALVLAAERGVRVRCLFDDYGSLAFTLNLRQRLTHAGVELRFYNRLNWRRWVGNFYRDHRKLLLVDQRLAVVGGTGVTDEFWTPGHDTSEWHEVMVEISGPLVIDWQLLFDRQWIANRYRRAWRPAAHFGLPRLPRMPDKGEGMGRVAYADARQHRDILQSLFRALNSGQQRIWMATPYFLPTWKIRRSLRKAAARGVDVRLLLTGPRTDHPSVRYAGHRYYPRLLKAGVQIFEYQPCFLHLKMVLVDDWVSIGSCNFDHWNLRFNLEANLEALDPSLTAAVEASFVKDFGLSQQVSLEEWQRRPLWRRVKQRIWGWVDRVVVNILDRRG
- a CDS encoding YceI family protein; protein product: MFNRSLCATLSSLLLAAVALPAQANWYLDGESSRLSFVSTKNAHISEVQRFLVLHGKVDPNGRAEVEVEMDSINSGIPLRDERMRKELFQIEQFPEATITTQIDLRPINDLAPGAQLELRLPLTVNLHGKQHEYPAELLATRLDDRRFQVVTLEPLVINAEDFDLVPGLESLRKLADLSAISLSVPVGAVLIFTAR
- a CDS encoding YgcG family protein, which encodes MRALKMGLVLMLWLFALSARAELTFPALSGRVVDEAQMLEPSVRAQLSQQLQAHEQATGEQLVVVTVPDLQGTTIEDFGVQLGRHWAIGQKDKNNGALLIVARDERKLRIEVGYGLEDRLTDAQTSVIIHQVITPAFKAGNFSKGISDGVAAMLVVLGGNPLDEPSTVYESSGDPSDDFISRHPALFVFLVMLFILTVFVCQMLGILPAGRGGSGGGGGFGGGGGFGGGGGGGGFSGGGGSFGGGGSSGGW
- a CDS encoding LemA family protein; this encodes MNASPTYRSRLQVATLLVLATLLTACGINNIPTLDEQAKAAWGQVQNQYQRRADLIPNLVETVKGYAKHEEETLTAVIEARAKATSIQVDASTLDNPEKLKQFQQAQDQLTGALSRLMVVSERYPDLKANQNFLALQSQLEGTENRIAVARRDFILAVQKYNTEIRTFPGRLWHSVMYSDLPIRETFEATTPDADKAPQVKF